DNA from Micromonospora nigra:
CTGTGCCGCCAGGCAGCGGTCGAGCACCCCGTGCACGGCACGGGTGGTCGCCAGGTCGAGGTCACCGGCGAGCCGCACGACGGTCACCGGGTGACCGTCGCGTATCTCACAGGTGATCCGGCTCGGCATCCTGCACCCCCACTGCGCTGCCTCGGGAAGCTCAGGATCTACCCGTCCCCGCCCCACCGGAAACCGGCCCCACCCGCCTGCGACCTCCGTCACCCCTGGTGGCCGCCCGGACCGGGACGGTCACGCCGCCGCCATCCGGCGGCGGGGCACCCGGTGCCGCAGCTGCGCCAGGGGCGGGCGTTCGTCGACGGAGACGTCCGTGACGACGATCTCCCGGTCGAGGTTGGGCAGCGCCTCGGAGCCACCCCGGCGGAACTGGGTCAGCACCTCGGCGGGCAGCGCCCCGGGCACCGCCCAGCCGCGCCGTTGCAGTCGCGACCACGCGGTCAGCATGATCTGGGCGGACATCCTGCCGAGCGCGGCCGTGTCCTGGTGCCGGTGTTTGCGCTCGCCCAGGTCCACCTGGGCCAGGGCGTCGAGCCCGACGAGGTCGAGCAGGTCGATCAGCATGGCCGTCTCCACGCCGTAACCGGAGACGAACGGCACCTGCTCCAGCACCGAGCGGCGGCCGGCGTACTCGCCGGCGAGGGGCTGCACGAAGCCGGCGAGCTCCGGCCAGAACAGGTTCAGCATGGGGCGGGCCATCAGTTCCGTCACCCGGCCGCCCCCGTCGGCCTCCACACCGGCCGCCCCGACCAGCGGCCGGTGGTAGAAGCCCTTCACGAAGGCCACCGACGGGTCGGTCAGCAGCGGACCGACCAGCCCCGTCACGAAGTGCGGCCGGAAGTCCCGCAGGTCGGCGTCGACGAACGCGACCACATCCCCCTCCGCCGCGGCCAGCCCGGCCCAGAGTGCGTCGCCCTTGCCGGTCAGCCGGGGCAGCCCCCGGGTCATCGCGTCCTGGCCGACCACCTCGGCGCCGGCGGCCCGCGCCACCCGCGCCGTGCGGTCGGTGGACCGGGAATCCACCACGATCAGCTCGTCGACCAGCGGCACCCGGTCCATCAGGTGCTCACGGATGGTCGACACGATGGCCCCGACAGTGGCCTCCTCGTTGCGGGCCGGCAGCACGACACTGACCCGGCTGTCGCCCTTGGCCCGCATCAGGCGTCGGGTCGGCCAGTCGCCGGCCGACGTGGTCCGGTAGGTCGACCACGCCTCCACCACCGGTGAGACCGAAACATCACTGTCCCGCACAGGCACCCCCTGATCGTGGCGGAATAACCGGCCGTGGATTTCCCACGTCCCGCCGAGCGCTAACCGGATGTGTCGCGTACAGCTTGATCACAGAGGTTCCCCGGCGCGTTTTCGGGGGATGAACGTTGGGTTGCGCTCACC
Protein-coding regions in this window:
- a CDS encoding glucosyl-3-phosphoglycerate synthase — translated: MEAWSTYRTTSAGDWPTRRLMRAKGDSRVSVVLPARNEEATVGAIVSTIREHLMDRVPLVDELIVVDSRSTDRTARVARAAGAEVVGQDAMTRGLPRLTGKGDALWAGLAAAEGDVVAFVDADLRDFRPHFVTGLVGPLLTDPSVAFVKGFYHRPLVGAAGVEADGGGRVTELMARPMLNLFWPELAGFVQPLAGEYAGRRSVLEQVPFVSGYGVETAMLIDLLDLVGLDALAQVDLGERKHRHQDTAALGRMSAQIMLTAWSRLQRRGWAVPGALPAEVLTQFRRGGSEALPNLDREIVVTDVSVDERPPLAQLRHRVPRRRMAAA